From the Mesotoga prima MesG1.Ag.4.2 genome, the window ATGCTCTGGACGAGTATTCCCCTGTATGGCAGATAAGCCGCAACAATTAGAAGGAGGGCCAGCGTCGGTATCACGGTGACCACATTGGTCAACATATTGAGCAGCTCGTCGATCATGCCTCCATGGTAGCCGGCTACGAAGCCGATTAGGACTCCCAGAAGCGTAGCGAGACCTCCGGCAACCAATCCGACCAGGAAGGTTGATCTCAGCCCGTAAACCGTCTGCGAGAAAACATCCTGCCCGAAGGTTGTGGTCCCTAACCAGAACTCTTTTGAAGGAGGGTGGTAACCTGGCCCCGCATAATCGAGCGGTCCGTACTTCGCGAAGAGAGGTCCGAAGATCGCGAGTAAGATGAAGATCACCAGTATGAAAAAGCCGACCTTCAGACGTCCGTTCCTCAGGGCGAAGTATAGAAATTCATTCTTTGTCTTCATACAGTCTCTCCTTCTGCCGTGTGCCTGATTCTCGGATCGATCAGTATATACGCGATATCCAGAATGATGTTAGCCAACAACACGCCGACGATTATGAACAGAAAACAGCCCTGTATTAGGAAGTAATCTTGATTCATTATCGCTTCCTTTAGAAGATGTCCGATGCCGGGGTATGAAAAGACGACTTCGGTAGCAAGAGCCCCGGCAACTATGACACCTAGCTGGAGAGCCAGTCCTGTGATCTGAGGAAGAACCGCGTTCTTATAGGCATACTGTCTGACCAGTCTTCCCGAGGCACCCAGAGATTCAAGGTACCTGGAATACTCGGCCTCGAGTTCGTAGATGATCATGTTACGCATTCCGATGGCCCAGCCTCCAAATTGCACGAGAAAGAGAGAGCTGAAGGGAAGTATCCAGTGCTTCAGGAAATCCCAGATGAAGGTCCAGCTCCAGTTGGGGACCATTGAAAAACTGTAGGCGCCCGCTATGGGAAGAACGTCTAGCGCGACCCCAAAGAACCAGGCCAGAAGTATACCGAGCCACATGTAGGGCGTGGCCGTAAGCACGTACCAGATGGGCAAGACGATGCCGTCTAGTTTCTTTTTCCTGGCGGCAAAGGCGCCGAACTTGTTCCCGGCTATATAACTCAACATTATTGCGGGAATCAAAAGGGCAAGATCAAAGGGCAGGGCCCTGGCTATTACCCTCGTAACGGGAGCGCCTGTAACATATAAGCTGACTCCGAGATCGCCTCTGAAAAGGCCCGCCCAAAAAGCGAAATACTGATGAAGAGGTGACTTGTCCAGCCCGTAGATCTCGTTAAGGTAGCCGGCGATTACCTCGGTTGTATCCGATCTGGTGGAAAACCTAGACAGTAGATTCGTAATTGGATTGCCGGGCATGAATCGCGGTATCATCCAGTCTATCGTAACCGCAAATACAAATGTCAGCAGGTAGATTATTATCTTTCTTCTGAAATAGGCTCCCACAGTCTGAGTCTCCTTCCTTTACCCTACCCACGTGATGGAGAGCTTCATCTTCTTGCCCAACCAAAAGTTATTTTCAGTTGAAAGTGCGATACTCAATTCCTTCCGATCACCCATTCAGATTCAAGAGTCTTTAGGCTCTCGCTTGACAGAGAGAGGTGATTAGACAGGTTTTTCTTTCTTCATAAATTGCTGAAAGTTGGTTTTTTAATAATGTTTAGAGACTGCGCGTATGAAGACCCGGGTGCAACCTTATACTCATAGGCAGTCCGGCATCTCGATCTCTCCAGTCTGTACCATTATCGCTATTGTCTTTCGGTATTCGGACGTCTTGCCAGAACACTCTTGTTCGTCGCTCAGCGAAAAACAACACTCGGAGCCCGAACATGACAGGTTGAATCTCGCATGAGCCAAACCGTTTAATCTCAGTCTGCCAAAAGCCCCCACGGGCCGGAAGTCCATGGGGGCGAAGATTATACTCTGTTACTTAGCCTCCAGGGCTGTCAGCATGAATATACCACCGAGCTGCCATTTTCCGTTCCACGTACATGGATAGTAGTGAGGGCCGTGTTCGCTCGGCCAGTTGGTCCAAACATTGGTACTTGCCTGGAACCACATTCCGTTGAACCAGAGGGGAACGTAGGGAATCTCTTTCAAGAAAAGCTCTTCCAGTTCCGACATGATCTTTTGACCAGTCTCGTAGTCATCGACAGGCGTTCTGTCGAAGGCTTCCATCAACTCAAAGGCCTTGGGATTGTTGTATTTTCCGTAGTTGCCCTGAGTCTGCTGCTCTCTGATATCCCAGAATAGCCAGTAGTAGTAACTCCATACTGTGTTAGACAGGTTGCTGTTGAAGTTGTTTATCGCCATATCGAAGTTGCCGCCGTAAAGCTCGTCCTGATACCTCGAATAGTCGGGGAACTCGGCCTTTGCGTTAATGCCCACGGCGTTCAGGTTGTTGGCAATTATCTTTATCGACTCCATCCAGTCGGTCCAGCCGAATGGAACTATTATAGAGAGCTCTATCTCGGAACCGTCCGGCGCCTCGACGAATCCGTCTCCGTTAATGTCCTTGTAGCCCGCATCGGCAAGGACCTTTTTGGAAACCGATGGATCGTACTTGAATCCATACTGCTCGACAACCTTTTCATCGTAATACTTCATCCAGGCGTCGATAGGAAGGAAGCCAAGTGGGTTAGACTTGATTACCTGGTTCTCGAAAACCCTTGTGACTATGTCGTCGGCGTTTATTGCCCAGGCAACGGCCTTCCTGAAGTTAACATCATCCATTGGCTTTCTGCTGTTGTTTAGAAAGAGAACTGCCGTATTGTCGGAAAGCATGTAAGGCGGGCCATCGAAATATGTGTGGATTCCGTAAGCGGATTTGACGGCTGGGACTCCTGGAAGGAAGAAGTTACTGATATCCAGTTCCCCTTTGAAGATCATACCGAGAGCCACGTTGTTTCCCGAAACGGTGAGATAGACTATTCTCTTGGGCGTAGGCTTTATTCCCAGCTGCTCGATAGCCCACCAGTTTTCGTTTCTCAAATAGATCATTCTGTCCTGACCGTAACCTTCGGCTGTGTAGCAACCCGTTCCAATGGGCCCCTCGTTCGCTCCAGTCAGAATTTCGGCTTCCGTCTTGTTTTTCCATATGTGCTCGGGAACCATGGGCAACTGGTAGAGCTGGAAGGACCATTGCTGATACAGCGGTTCGGTGAAGTGGACACGTACAGTCAGTCTGTCTACTATCTCCACTTCCTTCATCCAGTTCCACATAGAGCTGTAATGGACTCCGGGATACTTCTTTGCGATGTCAAATGTGAATTTCACATCTTCGGCATTGAACTCCTCTCCATCCGTCCAGTATACTCCGTCTCGAAGCTTCAGCTCGTAGGTCTTTTCGTCTATCCATCCTCCATCCACCGCAAGCCAGGGTATCATCTCGTTGCTCAGAGGATCGAACATAAACAGGTATTCATAGATTAGACCGTTGGTTCCGGTCATAATCGCCCATGGGGTGAATGGGTTCCAGTTGTTTGGTGGACTCCAAAGGCCTCCACCGGCGTACAGAGTTTCTTTTCGATCGTAAACTTGACCAATTGCGAGGCTACTAACGAGTATGATGGCCAGAAGTAGTAAAATGAACCTCTTTTTCATATACCCAACCTCCTTTACTTAGCCTTAAGGGCTCCGCTAACATAATATTCCTGAAAACATTTACATATTAAAGCGATCTCAGGCCGATATTTCTCAGAAATCTGGAATTATCATCGAACTATGCGTAATGCTTTCTACATTCACAAATAATTAACGCTATTTCAAGGTAAACCGTGTAGCCTTCCGCATGCATTATCTGAATTATCTTTAGTGAAGTTCGTGTAAGTGTTATTCTCTCACAATAGAGTGACAAAGATGAATTTGTTTTTGCCGTTTTATGCGGAGAATGTTTTTCGAAGGACCCAAATGAAATCCTCGCATATGAAAATGGTTTTCATGTATCGGTTCGTTAGGGTCGAAATCCTTATGGCAAGAACCCGCCCTTGGATAAGATCAAACTTAGATCCCGAAACAAGTTCGGGATGACAGCTAACGGTTACTCCGAAAAGGCTAGATTCCATCGTTCCGACAAAGCTCCTGGTCGGAATCTCGATGCTATTGCTTCCCGGCTCTCCCCGATGGACAGAGAATCGTTTAACTGAGGACCACTTTCTTTTGCTCTTTCAAACCACGGACCTCCAACCCCCAACCCCGGTCTTTCAATTCCCGAAACAATTTCAGGCTGACAGTGTTAGGCGATTACGAAAACTTCACATACCGTCATCAAGAAGCCCGACCTTGATCCTTCCAAGAGCATGGACCCGTCCTTCGGGAAGAACGGTTCTTCGTTGCTAAGCGTCCGGGTTGTTCGTGGTTTGCCTTCCCGATCAGGTGAGGACTTCTGCGACATCGTATCCTTGTCATTCAGGTCTTTCAATTGATCTTCAAAGGGTTTGGTTAGTTTTTGGTCGACACTTTACGTAGCTCGTTAAGGAAACGTTCACATTCTTTTCGACCAGCCGTTCAGTTTGTTCACGGGCGGGACCGTTCCGAGCGTACCGTACGCAGCCGATAACAATCCATAAGAGCCCGCTCGAAAGAATGACTCACCGAGTACAGCGTCGAAGGGCTCTGACGAATCGCTCTTTCATCGGTTTGGGCAACAAGATTGTTTTAGGTTTCTCATGCAGCCGTGTGGCATTGGAGGATTCACTTTTTCTACTCAGGCAGCGTTATCTTTCCCGACAACTGGTCTTTGGTGGCTTTCAATACGTTTTGGGAAGCGGGTCGTCCAGAAGGTTTCTGCCCCAGAGCGGCAACTGAACTCTCGGAACAATCAAACGCAAGATTTGCCAGTGCCGATTTGCTCTGCTTCTTTATCGATCTCAGGAGTGACTGGATATACGGCGCATCCCAGCCACCAAGTGTTTTCTTGCTTCCGGCATACTCACACTCCGGCTGGCTGTGATTAAACTTTTCAGGGACTTGGCTACCAATTCAGCGAATGATTCGACTCTGTCGGCACATCGATAATGGCTGTCAGTCTTGTGCCTTGACAGTGTTCCCGAATAAAAACCAGGCGTGAATACAGGCCCTTTCTGGAGTTTCTATCATTAAGCAGGGGAGGGGGAGTTCATGTGCTCGATCAAAGGTATCGCATAGGCATTCCAGGCCTGGATCGTACAACCGCCAGCGGGAAGTATTTCCGGTAACGCCCCGTACATTTCGCTTTTTAGAGAGTTCTCAAGAGACAAGATGAACTTTTCAGAAAGGTCCGGCCTTCCGTATCTAATTCCCGCTTCTATGGCAAGGAGAGTGGGAAGTGACCAGACAATATCGTTTTTGTCTCCCTCTCCATAATCGCCTGCTTCGAAGGTTTTTAGAGGGAGCGAGTGTATCAGCCCCGGCTCTTTGAAGTAGCCTATCTTCTCCATTTTTGCCAGCAATCTCTCCCCGATTTCTCTCCGGATGAGACCCATGGACAGTGGGTAAATTTGTATAAAGTGACCCTCGAAATTCCCGCTTTTTTCGGTGAGGGCATCGTAAAAAAGGCCATCTTTGCCGTACCAGTCTTTTAGAAACTCACGATCGTATCTTTCAAGGAGCCAAGCCGCGAACTGAGAGTTTTTGAGATCTTTCATCATGTTCGAGTCGCGTAGCTCTTTCAGCATAGAGTATAGCCAGCAGGCGGAATCCAGCAGAGCAAATTCGCCACTGATGGGTACTTCTACGATGCCTTCACCCTGAGGATACAGCTTTCGCGAAAGGTGACCGGAAACATGTGAAAGCGCGTTGTCCACAAGTTCTAAGTACTCTTTTTTGGAAGTCTTTACCGCATACTTCAGGGCTAGATAGGCAAAAGCGATTATCTCGTTCATTCTTCCGTAAGCGTATATCCTGCCCGCCGTAGTAACTTCGTGAGGGGCCAGGCCGTTGCCAAATTTCGCGAGATTGTCTACTGTCTTTCCCACAAGTTCCAGCATGGGCGTGTCGAGCAGTCCGAGGCAGGTATAGACTCCATCGATCCCGAACCACCAGGGGAACTCTCCCAGCCCAGCGACAAATCCGCATCCCACGTCTCTTTCGAAGAAGAGTTCAAGAGCTCCAGCCCTTGCCCAGAATGGTATAGTGTCCTGGAATGGTGGAAGATATCGACGGTTGTGTTCCTCCCGCTCAAGGAGGTATTGTTCGTAACCCTCTTTCCCTGGTCTGCCCAGAGCAATAACCGCTTCAAGTCTGCCCCTTCTGCTGAGTTTCAGCCAGTCGCCTTCCGATGTGGCCTTTCCGTTCACTTTGACGAAAGAACTCATGCCCTCTAATTCGCGCCATACGATCGTGTCCCGGTCTTGATTCTCCACTCTCAGCGAGATGTTTCCAGAAGGTCTGTCTTCGAGCCACACTAGATCCATCTCCTGTCTGAGGCAGAACTCGATCTTGGCACGACTCTCAATTCTGATGGCGATAAGTGGCCGTTCAGGGTGGGCAAGAATCCGGAGGTCGGCCCCGGGATAGTTGACAATTCGTTCCGAGACTTTGTTCTGAAAACTTGTCGGCGAAACCCTCTTTCCATTGAGCGAGAGAAAATACGAAGAGAATAGCCTGTATTTATCTAGCCAAAACCCGCCCATCTTTCCCTTCAAGTGCCAGCCAATGTTTTCTGCGTTTCCGTCGATACCTCCAAAAAATATGCCCTTCTACCTGCCACGTAGTAGTCAAAATTATCCATCAGCCTTTCACCCCGGATGAAACGCCTGTATCTATGAACTGCCTCTGGAAGATCAGGAAAATGATTATCATGGGAATCGTCATCATTATGGAAGCTGCCATCATATACTGCCAGTACGTATAGTAACTTGTCCGGTAAAAATCAAGGCCCACAGTTAGGGTAAACATCTCCTTTCTCGAGGTCATGAGCAGCGGCCAGAGAAAGTCGTTCCAGGTGCCAACAAAGATGTATATGGCCAATGCTGAAATGGCCGGTTTTGAGATTGGCAACACGACTTTGAAGTAAGTCTTGATTATCGAGGCGCCATCGATTCTTGCGGCCTCTTCCATCTCCCTGGGAATAGCCATGAAGAACTGCCTCATCAGAAAGATCCCAAAGACACCGGTTAGCTTGGGGAGAAAGAGGCCGTAATAAGTGTTCACGAATCCGAACCTCACCATGAGGTTGTAATTGGGTATCAGCGTGACGTGACCGGGGATCATGAGTGTGGCTAGAAAGAGTGCGAACCACAGATCCCTCAGCGGAAAACGCAACCTAGCGAAGGCGTAACCTCCAAGGGCATCGAAGATAAGGTGGCCAATTGTTACCAGCGCGGCATAGATGATCGTGTTAAGTATCCATCTGGCGTAGGGCGTGATCTTGAAGACTTGTACGTAATTCTCGCCGGTAGCGGGGGCTCCGAAAAACTCCGGAGGCCACTTAAACAAATTTATCTCGGGAGGCCACTTCATTATATCCGTACCCGTTGTCACACCGTTTTCGGTGTATCTCATAGGAGTGAGAGATACTATGGCCGACCAGAGGAAGGGAAAGAGCGAAACGACCGCATAGAGAATCAACACGACGTAGGCGATAATCATACCAATCTTTAGTTTTTTCTTCATGTAATCGCCCCCTTAAAAATACGACTCTTCCTTTATCAGTTTGCGCTGAAGGGCAGTGATCGCGAAAATTATCAGAAAGAGGACCATCGCGATCGCAGAAGCATAGCCCATCCTGTGATATTCAAAAGCGTTCTTGTATATGTAATAGGAAATCGTTATATTTCGCATGTTTTTGATTAGGAAGTATATCTGGTCAAAAACCTGCAGACAACCTATTATTCCCATTATCGATACGAAGAGCATCTGAGGTCTGAGAAGGGGCACAGTGATCTTCCAGAAGGTCTTCCAGAATTTCGCCCCATCGAGCTGGGAGGCCTCGTAAATGGATGATGGAATACTCTGCAGCGCGGCCAGAAAGGTTATCATGAAGTAACCGGCTGTGGTCCATATGTTCATCACCATAATTGCTCCGAGAGCCGTATTCGGTTCATTGAGCCAGTCAACAGCCTGAAACCCGAACGTTGAAAGGAACCTGTTCAAAACGCCGGGCTTGGAGTATATAAGCCAGAAGATCATCGAGATAGCCGCGGAAGAAGAAATTGAAGGGAGGAAGAAAACCGTCTTGAAGAATCTCTGTCCCATGATTTTCATGTTGGCGGCTACGGCCAGGAGGATTGCCAGTAACGTTTGGATGGGTACGACTACGATGGAATAGACAAAGGCGTTCTTTAACGAGATCCAGAAATACTGATCCTTGAACATCTCTCTGAAATTCTTTAATCCTACAAATTCCGGCACGTATCTCGTGAAGAGTTCACTCTTTGAGGACATGTATTCCTTCATGAAGTCTTTGACAGATACCGAACTGTTGAGCCGGCCTGCCAGAAAGTCTTCTACTATTTTGTCCGTATCTAGAAAGCTACTTACGGCTTCCTTTTGCTCTGCGTTCAGTTTTACCCCCATATCCAGCGTCAAGAAAGTTACCGGGTCAAAAAGAGAGAGAAGCTCATTCTTGACAAGTCCTTCTTCATCGGGGAAAACGCCCAGATGAAATGAAACGGATTCTTCAGGGACGAAGGTCATGTTGAATTTTTGGGCTTCCGTGGGCTGGTAGTTGGTGAAGCTGTAGTACAAGCCTGCGAAAACAGGATAGATCGTGAAGATCAAGATGGTGATTATTATAGGCGCTGCGAAGAGATAACCAACCATGGCTTCTCTCGTTTTGAAATTCAGCTTCATATCCTCACCCCTCTAAAGAGATCCGGGCGGATCGCAATCCGCCCGGCAAGAGACAGGTTATTCGGCTACCCAGCCCGAATAATTCTCTTCGACAAAGGTTAAGGCTTCGGAGAGGCTGATTTTCTGATAGAAGAGATCCTTTAACAACGAATTGAGCTGGTCGTGTGCTCTGGAAAAAACTCCGCTGGGTGTCTTGACCTTCCAGGGAGTGCCATACTCCGCGCCTCTGTAGAATGCCTGTTTCGTTGGATCGGTATCCTTTTCAGCGTTCTGTATGTTGGAGGCCAGTACTCCCGCTTCGCTGACAAACCGCTCTTGTCCCTTCGTAACAAGGAATTTCAAGACTTCCCAGGCTGCATCCTTGTTTGGAGTAGTTCGGTTTATGCTCCAGGAGACCGTATAAACCATCGTTGACTTCTCAATAAGATGCGGCATCTCGACTATACCGGTGTTCTTCAGAACTTCCGGGTAATCGCCGGCGAGGAATCCGATGGTCCAGGGGCCGGTCATCGCCATAGCCACCCTTTCCTTTCCATAAGCTTCTCCAATCCAACCAGCACCCAGGTTTGCCGGTTCCTGAGCGACTTTGTACTTGTTGACCAGATCGAGATAGAAATTGAGGCCGAATTTGGCATCTGGTTTACCCAGAGCTACGTTTAGATCCTCGTCAACGATGTCTCCGC encodes:
- a CDS encoding ABC transporter permease; the protein is MKTKNEFLYFALRNGRLKVGFFILVIFILLAIFGPLFAKYGPLDYAGPGYHPPSKEFWLGTTTFGQDVFSQTVYGLRSTFLVGLVAGGLATLLGVLIGFVAGYHGGMIDELLNMLTNVVTVIPTLALLLIVAAYLPYRGILVQSIFIGLTSWPWAARAIRAQTFTLRTRDFVDLARITGMKPMRIIFGEIAPNMMSYLFMTFILQFGGAILAAVTLDFIGLGPTQGISLGLMMQNAVLWSAIQLGMWWWLIPPGVAITAIVGALYFMNTGLDEVFNPKLREL
- a CDS encoding ABC transporter permease, which produces MGAYFRRKIIIYLLTFVFAVTIDWMIPRFMPGNPITNLLSRFSTRSDTTEVIAGYLNEIYGLDKSPLHQYFAFWAGLFRGDLGVSLYVTGAPVTRVIARALPFDLALLIPAIMLSYIAGNKFGAFAARKKKLDGIVLPIWYVLTATPYMWLGILLAWFFGVALDVLPIAGAYSFSMVPNWSWTFIWDFLKHWILPFSSLFLVQFGGWAIGMRNMIIYELEAEYSRYLESLGASGRLVRQYAYKNAVLPQITGLALQLGVIVAGALATEVVFSYPGIGHLLKEAIMNQDYFLIQGCFLFIIVGVLLANIILDIAYILIDPRIRHTAEGETV
- a CDS encoding ABC transporter substrate-binding protein, coding for MKKRFILLLLAIILVSSLAIGQVYDRKETLYAGGGLWSPPNNWNPFTPWAIMTGTNGLIYEYLFMFDPLSNEMIPWLAVDGGWIDEKTYELKLRDGVYWTDGEEFNAEDVKFTFDIAKKYPGVHYSSMWNWMKEVEIVDRLTVRVHFTEPLYQQWSFQLYQLPMVPEHIWKNKTEAEILTGANEGPIGTGCYTAEGYGQDRMIYLRNENWWAIEQLGIKPTPKRIVYLTVSGNNVALGMIFKGELDISNFFLPGVPAVKSAYGIHTYFDGPPYMLSDNTAVLFLNNSRKPMDDVNFRKAVAWAINADDIVTRVFENQVIKSNPLGFLPIDAWMKYYDEKVVEQYGFKYDPSVSKKVLADAGYKDINGDGFVEAPDGSEIELSIIVPFGWTDWMESIKIIANNLNAVGINAKAEFPDYSRYQDELYGGNFDMAINNFNSNLSNTVWSYYYWLFWDIREQQTQGNYGKYNNPKAFELMEAFDRTPVDDYETGQKIMSELEELFLKEIPYVPLWFNGMWFQASTNVWTNWPSEHGPHYYPCTWNGKWQLGGIFMLTALEAK
- a CDS encoding glucosidase family protein codes for the protein MGGFWLDKYRLFSSYFLSLNGKRVSPTSFQNKVSERIVNYPGADLRILAHPERPLIAIRIESRAKIEFCLRQEMDLVWLEDRPSGNISLRVENQDRDTIVWRELEGMSSFVKVNGKATSEGDWLKLSRRGRLEAVIALGRPGKEGYEQYLLEREEHNRRYLPPFQDTIPFWARAGALELFFERDVGCGFVAGLGEFPWWFGIDGVYTCLGLLDTPMLELVGKTVDNLAKFGNGLAPHEVTTAGRIYAYGRMNEIIAFAYLALKYAVKTSKKEYLELVDNALSHVSGHLSRKLYPQGEGIVEVPISGEFALLDSACWLYSMLKELRDSNMMKDLKNSQFAAWLLERYDREFLKDWYGKDGLFYDALTEKSGNFEGHFIQIYPLSMGLIRREIGERLLAKMEKIGYFKEPGLIHSLPLKTFEAGDYGEGDKNDIVWSLPTLLAIEAGIRYGRPDLSEKFILSLENSLKSEMYGALPEILPAGGCTIQAWNAYAIPLIEHMNSPSPA
- a CDS encoding carbohydrate ABC transporter permease, with protein sequence MKKKLKIGMIIAYVVLILYAVVSLFPFLWSAIVSLTPMRYTENGVTTGTDIMKWPPEINLFKWPPEFFGAPATGENYVQVFKITPYARWILNTIIYAALVTIGHLIFDALGGYAFARLRFPLRDLWFALFLATLMIPGHVTLIPNYNLMVRFGFVNTYYGLFLPKLTGVFGIFLMRQFFMAIPREMEEAARIDGASIIKTYFKVVLPISKPAISALAIYIFVGTWNDFLWPLLMTSRKEMFTLTVGLDFYRTSYYTYWQYMMAASIMMTIPMIIIFLIFQRQFIDTGVSSGVKG
- a CDS encoding carbohydrate ABC transporter permease; this translates as MKLNFKTREAMVGYLFAAPIIITILIFTIYPVFAGLYYSFTNYQPTEAQKFNMTFVPEESVSFHLGVFPDEEGLVKNELLSLFDPVTFLTLDMGVKLNAEQKEAVSSFLDTDKIVEDFLAGRLNSSVSVKDFMKEYMSSKSELFTRYVPEFVGLKNFREMFKDQYFWISLKNAFVYSIVVVPIQTLLAILLAVAANMKIMGQRFFKTVFFLPSISSSAAISMIFWLIYSKPGVLNRFLSTFGFQAVDWLNEPNTALGAIMVMNIWTTAGYFMITFLAALQSIPSSIYEASQLDGAKFWKTFWKITVPLLRPQMLFVSIMGIIGCLQVFDQIYFLIKNMRNITISYYIYKNAFEYHRMGYASAIAMVLFLIIFAITALQRKLIKEESYF
- a CDS encoding extracellular solute-binding protein, which gives rise to MKRFLLVSLVLLAGLMVLGVTNIRISGWPGNPVEEAVIMKNVEEFNNMQTDIVVEWQPIPGDFRQMLITQYSAGTAPDLFYVEAFWFEELAKQNMLLPLDLYIKRDDSFDIDWFYPNLIEAFKYEDRIYGIPKDFSTLALVFNKKIFDQYDVAYPTDEDTWFDMLDKALQLKRKGFETPLVLAADLNRILPFVYGTGGDIVDEDLNVALGKPDAKFGLNFYLDLVNKYKVAQEPANLGAGWIGEAYGKERVAMAMTGPWTIGFLAGDYPEVLKNTGIVEMPHLIEKSTMVYTVSWSINRTTPNKDAAWEVLKFLVTKGQERFVSEAGVLASNIQNAEKDTDPTKQAFYRGAEYGTPWKVKTPSGVFSRAHDQLNSLLKDLFYQKISLSEALTFVEENYSGWVAE